The Brachybacterium huguangmaarense genome contains a region encoding:
- the rpsI gene encoding 30S ribosomal protein S9 has translation MTETTPTVVEDENVPSSYTTESTDEAPVGRGTSVTAPGGGTGRRKEAVARVRLVPGTGTWTINGRDLETYFPNKVHQQEVNEPFRLLDLQGRFDVVARIHGGGVSGQAGALRLGIARALNQIDEESNRPALKKAGFLTRDARVIERKKAGLKKARKAPQYSKR, from the coding sequence GTGACCGAGACCACCCCCACTGTCGTCGAGGACGAGAACGTCCCGAGCAGCTACACCACCGAGTCCACGGATGAGGCCCCCGTCGGCCGCGGCACGTCCGTGACCGCCCCCGGCGGCGGCACCGGCCGTCGCAAGGAGGCCGTCGCCCGCGTGCGCCTCGTCCCCGGCACCGGGACCTGGACCATCAACGGCCGCGACCTGGAGACCTACTTCCCCAACAAGGTCCACCAGCAGGAGGTCAACGAGCCGTTCCGTCTGCTCGACCTCCAGGGCCGCTTCGACGTGGTCGCCCGCATCCACGGCGGCGGCGTCTCCGGGCAGGCCGGCGCGCTGCGCCTCGGCATCGCCCGCGCTCTCAACCAGATCGACGAGGAGAGCAACCGCCCCGCCCTCAAGAAGGCCGGCTTCCTGACGCGCGACGCGCGCGTCATCGAGCGCAAGAAGGCGGGTCTCAAGAAGGCCCGCAAGGCGCCGCAGTACTCCAAGCGCTGA
- the rplM gene encoding 50S ribosomal protein L13 — protein sequence MRTFTPKPGDVERSWYVIDATDVVLGRLASQAAQLLRGKHKPVFAPHVDAGDYVIIINADKVALTGNKRETKLAYRHSGYPGGLRSVKYSELLEKRPEMAVEKAIKGMLPHNKLAGEQLKKLKVYKGGEHPHAAQKPQPFTIDQVAQ from the coding sequence GTGCGTACGTTCACCCCGAAGCCCGGCGATGTCGAGCGTTCCTGGTACGTCATCGACGCAACGGATGTCGTCCTCGGCCGGCTCGCTTCCCAGGCTGCTCAGCTGCTCCGGGGCAAGCACAAGCCGGTCTTCGCACCCCACGTGGATGCAGGCGACTACGTCATCATCATTAACGCCGACAAGGTCGCGCTGACCGGTAACAAGCGGGAGACCAAGCTGGCCTACCGTCACTCCGGCTACCCGGGCGGTCTCCGCAGCGTCAAGTACTCCGAGCTGCTCGAGAAGCGCCCGGAGATGGCGGTGGAGAAGGCCATCAAGGGCATGCTCCCCCACAACAAGCTGGCCGGCGAGCAGCTCAAGAAGCTCAAGGTCTACAAGGGCGGCGAGCACCCCCATGCGGCGCAGAAGCCGCAGCCCTTCACCATCGATCAGGTGGCGCAGTGA
- the truA gene encoding tRNA pseudouridine(38-40) synthase TruA, translated as MVPEPSDAERAPAPQAVTDGPSRAHETATPDDAVAGGPAPDAGGSVAGADAGADAVRLRLDLAYDGTDFHGWAAQPGLRTVQGELEAALARVTRTLVTVTVAGRTDTGVHARGQVVHLDLPREVVAALPGRSDRPAADSLLTRLTGVLPADVVVRFAREVSADFDARFGAVSRRYRYRISDGPAVHDPVRHDVLRHRRALDVAAMARASAALLGEHDFLSFCRPREGATTVRTLRELTWERPGPGRRDEGLVVASVQADAFCHHMVRSLVGTMLAVGEGRRDEDWPRRVLAARTRSAARRDDVGAAPMAPPTGLTLEHVEYPPDHLLGAQAQRTRARRA; from the coding sequence ATGGTCCCAGAGCCGTCCGACGCCGAGCGAGCCCCGGCGCCCCAGGCTGTCACGGACGGTCCGAGCCGGGCCCACGAGACGGCGACGCCGGACGACGCGGTCGCCGGCGGACCCGCCCCGGACGCGGGCGGCTCGGTCGCCGGCGCTGACGCGGGCGCTGACGCGGTGAGACTGCGCCTCGACCTCGCCTACGACGGCACGGACTTCCACGGCTGGGCCGCCCAGCCCGGCCTGCGCACCGTGCAGGGCGAGCTCGAGGCCGCGCTCGCCCGGGTGACCCGCACCCTGGTCACGGTGACCGTGGCCGGGCGCACCGACACCGGCGTGCACGCGCGCGGCCAGGTGGTGCACCTCGATCTGCCGCGCGAGGTGGTCGCGGCCCTGCCCGGCCGCTCGGACCGCCCGGCGGCCGACTCCCTGCTGACGCGCCTGACCGGGGTCCTCCCCGCCGACGTCGTGGTCCGCTTCGCGCGCGAGGTCTCCGCAGACTTCGACGCCCGCTTCGGCGCCGTCTCCCGCCGCTACCGCTATCGCATCTCCGACGGCCCGGCCGTGCACGACCCCGTGCGCCACGACGTGCTGCGCCACCGGCGCGCCCTCGACGTCGCGGCGATGGCGCGCGCGAGCGCGGCCCTGCTCGGCGAGCACGACTTCCTGTCCTTCTGCCGTCCGCGCGAGGGGGCGACCACGGTGCGCACCCTGCGCGAGCTCACGTGGGAGCGGCCGGGGCCGGGCCGCCGCGACGAGGGGCTCGTCGTCGCGTCCGTGCAGGCCGACGCGTTCTGCCATCACATGGTCCGCTCCCTGGTGGGCACGATGCTCGCCGTCGGCGAGGGGCGGCGCGACGAGGACTGGCCGCGCCGGGTGCTCGCCGCCCGCACCCGCAGCGCCGCGCGCCGCGACGACGTGGGCGCCGCGCCCATGGCGCCGCCGACCGGGCTGACCCTCGAGCACGTCGAGTACCCGCCCGATCACCTGCTCGGCGCGCAGGCTCAGCGCACGCGAGCCCGCCGCGCCTGA
- the purD gene encoding phosphoribosylamine--glycine ligase, translating into MKILVIGTGGREHAIVRRLSQDSPAPELHAAPGNPGIAALATCHDVALGDLDALTALAVELAVDLVVVGPEAPLVAGLADRLREAGLTVFGPSQAAARLEGSKSWAKDVMAGAGVPTARAVTVSQAERLAAGLDIVNPLGDVPFVVKADGLAAGKGVVVTEDRELALDHGRACIDAGGSVVLEEYLDGPEVSLFCIADGTRVVPLAPAQDFKRAFEHDEGPNTGGMGAYSPLPWAPEGLVDEVVRTVAEPTVAELARLGAPFVGVLYCGLALTARGVRVVEFNARFGDPETQVVLERLASPLGPLLLAAARGDVRAAGEPAWRDESAVAVVVASQGYPASARTGDPIDGVEAAERQGAHVIHAGTALDATGALVSAGGRVLAVVGTGRDLAGAREVALAGAEAIVLEGSHHRGDIALAAAEDEARRPHTPQESA; encoded by the coding sequence GTGAAGATCCTCGTCATCGGGACCGGCGGCCGCGAGCACGCGATCGTCCGCCGGCTCTCCCAGGACTCCCCCGCCCCCGAGCTGCACGCGGCCCCGGGCAACCCCGGCATCGCAGCGCTCGCGACCTGCCACGACGTCGCGCTCGGCGACCTCGACGCGCTCACGGCGCTCGCCGTCGAGCTCGCGGTCGACCTCGTCGTCGTCGGCCCCGAGGCGCCCCTCGTCGCGGGCCTCGCGGATCGCCTGCGGGAGGCCGGGCTCACCGTGTTCGGCCCCTCGCAGGCGGCCGCACGGCTCGAGGGCTCGAAGTCGTGGGCCAAGGACGTCATGGCCGGCGCGGGCGTGCCCACGGCGCGGGCCGTGACGGTCTCGCAGGCCGAGCGCCTCGCGGCGGGCCTCGACATCGTCAACCCGCTGGGCGACGTGCCCTTCGTGGTCAAGGCCGACGGGCTCGCGGCCGGCAAGGGCGTCGTCGTCACCGAGGACCGCGAGCTCGCCCTCGACCACGGCCGGGCGTGCATCGACGCCGGCGGGTCGGTCGTGCTCGAGGAGTATCTCGACGGCCCGGAGGTCTCGCTGTTCTGCATCGCCGACGGCACCCGGGTGGTGCCGCTGGCCCCCGCGCAGGACTTCAAGCGGGCCTTCGAGCACGACGAGGGTCCCAACACGGGCGGCATGGGTGCCTACTCCCCCCTCCCCTGGGCTCCCGAGGGTCTCGTCGACGAGGTGGTCCGCACCGTGGCCGAGCCGACCGTCGCCGAACTCGCGCGCCTCGGCGCCCCGTTCGTCGGCGTGCTCTACTGCGGGCTCGCGCTCACCGCGCGCGGGGTGCGCGTGGTCGAGTTCAACGCCCGCTTCGGCGATCCCGAGACCCAGGTCGTGCTCGAGCGCCTCGCCTCCCCACTGGGCCCGCTGCTGCTGGCCGCCGCGCGCGGTGACGTGCGCGCGGCGGGAGAGCCCGCCTGGCGCGACGAGTCCGCCGTCGCCGTGGTCGTGGCCTCCCAGGGATATCCGGCCTCCGCCCGCACCGGCGATCCGATCGACGGGGTCGAGGCCGCCGAGCGACAGGGCGCGCACGTCATCCACGCCGGCACCGCCCTCGATGCGACGGGTGCCCTCGTGAGTGCGGGCGGCCGCGTGCTGGCCGTCGTCGGCACCGGACGCGATCTCGCCGGCGCCCGCGAGGTCGCCCTCGCCGGCGCCGAGGCGATCGTGCTCGAGGGATCCCATCACCGCGGCGACATCGCCCTCGCCGCCGCCGAGGACGAGGCCCGCCGCCCCCACACCCCCCAGGAGAGCGCATGA
- a CDS encoding phosphoribosylaminoimidazolesuccinocarboxamide synthase, which yields MTTSAHPLTEAPELPGWDRAVSGKVRELYVPAGEDPASAQQVLVVATDRISAYDHALAPGIPDKGRILTAMSLFWFEQLADVVAHHVLSSTDVPEAVAGRALLCRGLDMVPLECVVRGYLTGSGLADYQRDGAVGGHALPAGLVEASRLPRPLFTPSTKAEQGEHDENITVDSARARLGDELVEQLEQLSLAVYNRAQRVALERGIVLADTKLEFGHARADGTLTLGDEVLTPDSSRFWFKDTYREGLVQPSLDKQYVRDWLTSDASGWDRGGDEPPPELPAHVVEATRDRYVEAYERLTGRTF from the coding sequence ATGACCACCTCCGCCCATCCCCTGACCGAGGCTCCCGAGCTGCCCGGCTGGGACCGTGCCGTCAGCGGCAAGGTCCGCGAGCTGTACGTGCCCGCGGGCGAGGACCCCGCGAGCGCACAGCAGGTGCTCGTCGTCGCGACCGACCGCATCAGCGCGTACGACCACGCCCTGGCTCCCGGCATCCCCGACAAGGGCCGGATCCTCACGGCGATGAGCCTGTTCTGGTTCGAGCAGCTCGCCGACGTCGTCGCCCACCACGTGCTGTCCTCGACCGACGTGCCCGAGGCCGTCGCGGGGCGCGCCCTGCTGTGCCGGGGCCTGGACATGGTGCCCCTCGAGTGCGTCGTGCGCGGCTACCTGACCGGCTCGGGCCTCGCGGACTATCAGCGCGACGGCGCGGTGGGCGGCCACGCGCTGCCCGCGGGCCTCGTCGAGGCCTCGCGCCTCCCGCGCCCCCTGTTCACGCCGTCGACCAAGGCGGAGCAGGGCGAGCACGACGAGAACATCACGGTGGACTCCGCGCGCGCACGCCTCGGCGACGAGCTCGTCGAGCAGCTCGAGCAGCTCTCCCTCGCGGTCTACAACCGGGCCCAGCGGGTCGCGCTCGAGCGAGGGATCGTGCTCGCCGACACCAAGCTCGAGTTCGGCCACGCGCGCGCCGACGGCACCCTCACGCTCGGCGACGAGGTGCTCACCCCGGACTCCTCGCGCTTCTGGTTCAAGGACACCTACCGCGAGGGCCTGGTCCAGCCGAGCCTCGACAAGCAGTACGTGCGCGACTGGCTGACCTCGGACGCCTCGGGCTGGGACCGCGGCGGCGACGAGCCGCCGCCCGAGCTGCCCGCGCACGTGGTCGAGGCGACCCGCGACCGGTACGTCGAGGCCTACGAGCGCCTCACCGGCCGCACCTTCTGA
- a CDS encoding MBL fold metallo-hydrolase: protein MKIRHLQHSCLLVEAAGTRLLIDPGSLAAAEEVRALRSLDGVVITHQHADHVAPALLAEVLEAHPGIPVVAEPQTCAALAAGEALPGGAVEVSFAEGQLVPLPAGGTAHVGGLDVAGVGGWHAVIHPDIPRVGNSGLVISGEGEPRLGVTGDSLEVIEEFRGIDVLAFAVVAPWSKMHETIDFLREVAPRLALPVHDAIVSPAGRPIFVSQSTNLAPEGTEVRDWPEDGWIEVAGPGA, encoded by the coding sequence ATGAAGATCCGTCATCTGCAGCACTCCTGCCTCCTCGTCGAGGCGGCCGGGACGCGCCTGCTCATCGATCCCGGCAGCCTCGCCGCGGCCGAGGAGGTGCGCGCGCTGCGCTCCCTCGACGGCGTCGTGATCACGCATCAGCACGCCGATCACGTCGCGCCCGCCCTGCTCGCCGAGGTGCTCGAGGCCCATCCCGGCATCCCCGTGGTGGCCGAGCCCCAGACCTGCGCCGCGCTCGCGGCGGGGGAGGCGCTGCCCGGCGGCGCCGTCGAGGTCTCCTTCGCCGAGGGGCAGCTCGTGCCCCTGCCGGCGGGCGGGACCGCGCACGTGGGCGGCCTCGACGTGGCGGGGGTCGGCGGCTGGCACGCGGTCATCCACCCCGACATCCCGCGGGTGGGCAACTCGGGCCTCGTGATCTCGGGAGAGGGGGAGCCGCGTCTGGGCGTCACGGGCGACTCGCTCGAGGTGATCGAGGAGTTCCGGGGCATCGACGTGCTCGCCTTCGCCGTCGTCGCGCCCTGGTCGAAGATGCACGAGACGATCGACTTCCTGCGCGAGGTCGCGCCGCGCCTCGCGCTCCCGGTCCACGACGCGATCGTCAGCCCCGCCGGACGCCCGATCTTCGTCTCCCAGTCCACGAACCTCGCGCCCGAGGGCACCGAGGTGCGGGACTGGCCCGAGGACGGCTGGATCGAGGTGGCGGGGCCGGGAGCCTGA
- a CDS encoding carbohydrate ABC transporter permease: MIDKDTVPLKVLRVAGLSIWMLITLFPLYWIVVSSLKSPADIASYPVQYLPHAPTLVNYVDLFRKTTFGWNMYSSLTVSLAAAAVATVIAILSAYVMSRFAFRGRGAVMLAFLVTQMIPAFIALGPLYQMMVNFRLVDTRQGLVLVYIAVCIPFSSIMLKGFFDNVPEELEEAAMIDGLSRFGALLRIVLPIMGPGLIATFIFNFVNCWNELFLSVTLMNTDDRRTIPTALNGFITSFNIEWGPLSAAAVLTVLPTMVLFGLASRWIVAGLTAGATKG, encoded by the coding sequence ATGATCGACAAGGACACCGTGCCCCTCAAGGTGCTCCGGGTCGCCGGCCTCAGCATCTGGATGCTCATCACCCTGTTCCCGCTGTACTGGATCGTGGTGAGCTCCCTGAAGTCCCCGGCGGACATCGCCTCCTACCCGGTGCAGTACCTGCCCCACGCGCCCACGCTGGTCAACTACGTGGACCTGTTCCGCAAGACCACGTTCGGCTGGAACATGTACTCGAGCCTCACGGTGAGCCTCGCGGCCGCCGCGGTGGCGACGGTGATCGCGATCCTGAGCGCGTACGTCATGTCGCGCTTCGCCTTCCGCGGCCGCGGCGCCGTCATGCTCGCCTTCCTCGTGACCCAGATGATCCCCGCGTTCATCGCGCTCGGGCCGCTCTACCAGATGATGGTGAACTTCCGCCTGGTCGACACCCGGCAGGGGCTCGTGCTCGTCTACATCGCCGTGTGCATCCCGTTCTCCTCGATCATGCTCAAGGGGTTCTTCGACAACGTGCCCGAGGAGCTCGAGGAGGCCGCCATGATCGACGGCCTGAGCCGCTTCGGCGCGCTGCTGCGGATCGTCCTGCCCATCATGGGGCCCGGCCTCATCGCGACGTTCATCTTCAACTTCGTGAACTGCTGGAACGAGCTGTTCCTGTCCGTCACGCTCATGAACACCGACGACCGGCGCACCATCCCCACGGCGCTCAACGGCTTCATCACGAGCTTCAACATCGAGTGGGGGCCGCTGTCGGCGGCCGCGGTGCTGACGGTGCTGCCCACGATGGTGCTGTTCGGTCTCGCGAGCCGCTGGATCGTGGCAGGGTTGACGGCGGGCGCGACGAAGGGCTGA
- a CDS encoding carbohydrate ABC transporter permease yields MSSAAPARGSGRGRRPAAGAPVRRRRFSVRTALLILAFLAPAIVFVVLFTYYPMIRGSQMAFRDWNLWNLTETPFVGLANFRTILADPAFGRILLNTVVWVVASLVPQLVIGFAIALWLRKSFRFRGLYQALVFYPWAVSGFLIGLLFRWMFNSEFGVVNDLLTKVGLIDSPIPWLANPNLAFTAVILANIWYGVTFFAMMILAALQSVPDELREAAAIDGAGRARTLFSVVIPYIRSTLMLTVLLRVIWIFNFPDLIWAMTGGGPADQTHIATTWMVQFTQQGNYGVASALGLTVMVLLLVFASVYLKALSKDDR; encoded by the coding sequence ATGAGCAGCGCAGCCCCGGCCCGGGGCTCGGGCCGGGGCCGGCGCCCCGCCGCGGGAGCCCCGGTCCGCCGGCGACGGTTCAGCGTGCGCACCGCGCTGCTCATCCTCGCCTTCCTCGCCCCGGCCATCGTGTTCGTGGTCCTGTTCACCTACTACCCGATGATCCGCGGCAGCCAGATGGCCTTCCGCGACTGGAACCTCTGGAACCTCACCGAGACGCCCTTCGTGGGGCTCGCGAACTTCCGCACGATCCTCGCGGACCCCGCCTTCGGCAGGATCCTGCTGAACACGGTCGTGTGGGTCGTGGCGTCCCTCGTGCCGCAGCTCGTGATCGGCTTCGCGATCGCCCTGTGGCTGCGCAAGAGCTTCCGCTTCCGCGGCCTCTACCAGGCGCTCGTGTTCTACCCGTGGGCGGTCTCGGGCTTCCTCATCGGCCTGCTGTTTCGCTGGATGTTCAACTCCGAGTTCGGCGTGGTCAACGACCTGCTCACGAAGGTCGGCCTGATCGACTCGCCGATCCCGTGGCTCGCCAACCCCAACCTCGCGTTCACGGCGGTGATCCTCGCGAACATCTGGTACGGGGTCACCTTCTTCGCGATGATGATCCTCGCGGCGCTGCAGTCGGTCCCCGACGAGCTGCGCGAGGCCGCCGCGATCGACGGCGCCGGCAGGGCCCGCACCCTGTTCAGCGTGGTGATCCCCTACATCCGCTCCACGCTCATGCTCACGGTGCTGCTGCGGGTCATCTGGATCTTCAACTTCCCCGACCTGATCTGGGCCATGACCGGCGGCGGACCCGCCGACCAGACCCACATCGCCACCACCTGGATGGTCCAGTTCACCCAGCAGGGCAACTACGGCGTGGCCTCGGCCCTCGGCCTCACGGTGATGGTGCTGCTGCTGGTCTTCGCCAGCGTCTACCTCAAGGCCCTCTCGAAGGACGACCGATGA
- a CDS encoding ABC transporter substrate-binding protein has translation MTIRRRDFMMAGAGGLAVTALAACDSPGGGSSSGNELQMVESLTSPDRTALLRSLLDQFEKENEGITVKLVSPPTEQADQKIQQMLQAGSGIDVLEVRDLTVGPFSNNGWLYDMTKETKAWSGFADLTEQAQKFSTAQDGKSYFIPYGFYGLSLYYRTDLVKEAGFDGPPATWDALVEQAAKIQDPAKNRYGYAFRGGTNSAGQLMSVLEAYNADNLDLTNAYKLADGSTIFVSPESQQGLDTYVELFTTGSPESSVAWGYAEMVQGFTNGSTAFLLQDPEVIAAVRESSLTDDQWDVAPNVTGPTGKAAWPMATAGWGVAESAKNKEAAVKLVQWLAGKDPSTTFAEKNSLVPIQKSASEDEFFKTGPWAAYVTMTSEPDTYLSCEEPRGVSWWTEWMQRSEADLQKVLTGGMTTADLLKGWDGFWTEKWKA, from the coding sequence ATGACCATTCGACGCAGGGACTTCATGATGGCGGGTGCCGGCGGCCTCGCCGTGACCGCCCTGGCCGCGTGCGACAGCCCCGGGGGAGGCTCGAGCTCCGGCAACGAGCTGCAGATGGTGGAGAGCCTGACCAGCCCGGACCGGACGGCGCTGCTGCGCAGCCTCCTCGACCAGTTCGAGAAGGAGAACGAGGGCATCACCGTCAAGCTCGTCTCCCCGCCCACCGAGCAGGCCGACCAGAAGATCCAGCAGATGCTGCAGGCCGGCTCCGGGATCGACGTGCTCGAGGTGCGCGACCTGACCGTCGGCCCCTTCAGCAACAACGGCTGGCTGTACGACATGACCAAGGAGACCAAGGCGTGGTCGGGCTTCGCCGACCTCACCGAGCAGGCCCAGAAGTTCTCGACCGCCCAGGACGGCAAGAGCTACTTCATCCCGTACGGCTTCTACGGGCTCAGCCTGTACTACCGCACGGACCTCGTGAAGGAGGCCGGCTTCGACGGGCCGCCCGCCACGTGGGACGCGCTCGTCGAGCAGGCCGCGAAGATCCAGGACCCCGCCAAGAATCGCTACGGCTACGCCTTCCGCGGCGGCACCAACTCGGCCGGCCAGCTCATGAGCGTGCTCGAGGCCTACAACGCCGACAACCTCGACCTGACCAACGCCTACAAGCTCGCCGACGGCTCGACCATCTTCGTCTCGCCCGAGTCGCAGCAGGGCCTGGACACCTACGTCGAGCTGTTCACGACCGGCTCCCCGGAGTCCTCGGTCGCGTGGGGCTACGCCGAGATGGTGCAGGGCTTCACCAACGGCTCGACGGCCTTCCTGCTCCAAGACCCCGAGGTGATCGCGGCCGTGCGCGAGTCCTCCCTGACCGACGACCAGTGGGACGTGGCCCCCAACGTCACCGGTCCCACCGGCAAGGCGGCGTGGCCGATGGCGACCGCCGGCTGGGGTGTGGCCGAGAGCGCGAAGAACAAGGAGGCCGCCGTCAAGCTCGTGCAGTGGCTCGCCGGCAAGGACCCGTCCACGACCTTCGCCGAGAAGAACAGCCTGGTCCCGATCCAGAAGTCGGCGTCCGAGGACGAGTTCTTCAAGACCGGCCCGTGGGCCGCGTACGTGACCATGACGTCCGAGCCCGACACATACCTCTCGTGCGAGGAGCCCCGCGGCGTCTCGTGGTGGACCGAGTGGATGCAGCGCTCCGAGGCGGATCTGCAGAAGGTGCTCACGGGCGGCATGACCACCGCCGACCTGCTCAAGGGCTGGGACGGGTTCTGGACCGAGAAGTGGAAGGCGTGA